A window of bacterium genomic DNA:
AGCCAGGCCGCGGCGAGACGGCTTCCCGACTTCTCGCCCCCCAGGCGACCGGTCAACGAAACGCGGCTGCCGGCCGGGACTTCGCTCAATGACGGCAGGCGCTCGACGTTCATGACCGGCAGCTTCATGTAGGACGGCGGGGTGATGCGTCCCGACAGTCCGGCCAGCAGCGGCGGCCGGCGCACAACAACCTGGCCTGTGGCCGTCACCGTCTCGCCGCGCCGGAATCGCCAGCTGAAATCCTCGCGCACGTCGGTCACGGCAGTCCGCCACCGCCGTTGCGGCCCGCCGGCTGCCGTCGGCGCCTCCAATGGCCCGGCCACTGCCGACACACGTGACCAGGCTGCCTCACCGAAGCGAACCTCCGCCTGGACCACGGCGGCGTCCGGCGCGTAGTCGAGCGCCGCCAGCTGCACGCTGCCCCCGGCGACCACCCAGGCCGCCGAAGGTTCGGCGACGAGGGCAGCCCCGGCCCTCGTGTTGCCGCCGCCGAACGGACTGGTCAGCAGCGCAACGCCACGGACCACCCGCGCGGGCTGGAACGCGCCGAATGCCACGGCCAGAATCGCGGCAAGCGCCACCACGGCCAGTCGTCGCCCGCGTGCCGGATCCGGGTCCACGCGCGTCGGCGACAACGACGACAGCGCCGTCGTGGCCGCGGCGTCGAGCCGGCGCGCCAGTTCGCTGGCCACGGCATCGCCTGCGGACCAGCGCTCGGGCATCCGCGCAGCTTCCTCGGCCGCGACGACCACATTGGCGAACGAACCCTTGGCGTCCACTGCGGCGGCAAACAGGGCACGGTCCGCGTATCGCCGCCACGGACGCCAGACCAGCCGTGCAGCGGCGAGCGCCAGGAATGCCAGGAGCCCCAGACTCAGGCCGGCGGCGATCAGGCCGCCACGCATCGCCTCGGCACCGGCCATCCAGACCACGGCGATCACCGCGGGAAGCGTCACGGCGATCCAGCCGAGCAGCCCGCGAAGCAACACGCGCTGCCGCACCCGGCGGCGCAGTCGCTCGAGATCGAAAATTGCCGGGGTTGTCGTTCCCTGTGTCATCGGGTGCCTGTTCAGGGTTGCGTCAGGGTCCAGGTGAGCACATTGACTGCCATGCGGGCAGCCGCTTCGCGCACATCGGCCGGGTCGCCATGCACATCCGGGTCCTCGAGACCGTCTCCGATGTCGGAGGACCATGTGTAGAGGATGACCAGTCGGCCGCCACGCATGACGCCGAAGCCCTGCGCCGGGTCACCGTCGTGTTCGTGGACCTTCGGCAGTCCGGGCAGGTCGTAGTAGCAATGGTAGAGCGGGTGGGCGCTGCCCAGCGGCTCCAGCTTCGCATCCGGGTACAGTTCGGCCACGGTCGCGCGGAACGACTCGTCCAGGCCGTAGTTGTCGTCGGCCCACAGGAATCCGCCGGCATCAAGGTACCGGCGCAGCGCCTCCA
This region includes:
- a CDS encoding DUF4159 domain-containing protein — encoded protein: MNGAHEAARTVRGRVAALACACLAILVAGSARPLGAAPDAGPGLIQVARLQYGGGGDWYCNPTSLPNWLALFTARTGIPTAPREAVVTLDSEDLHRYPFLYLSGHGRIALTPRELEALRRYLDAGGFLWADDNYGLDESFRATVAELYPDAKLEPLGSAHPLYHCYYDLPGLPKVHEHDGDPAQGFGVMRGGRLVILYTWSSDIGDGLEDPDVHGDPADVREAAARMAVNVLTWTLTQP